actctggacggttctgacttagaatatgtggacaactacaaatacctaggtgtttggttagactgtaaactctccttccagagtcacattaagcatctccaatccaaaattaaatctagaatcggcttcctattttgcaacaaagcatccttcactcatgctgccaaacataccatcgtaaaactgactatcctaccgatccttgactttggcgatgtcatttgcaAAATAGTCTCCAactctctactcagcaaattggatgcagtctatcacagtgccatctgttttgtcaccaaagccccatatactacccaccattgcgacctgaatgctctcgttggctggccctcactacatattcatcgccaaacccactggctccaggtcatctataagtctttgctaggtaaagccctgccttatctcagctcactggtcaccatagcaacacccacccgtagcacgcactccagaaagtatatttcactggtcacccccaaagccaattcctccttcggccacctttccttccagttctctgctgacaatgactgtaacgaactgcaaaaatcactgaagctggagactcatatctccctcactagctttaagcaccagctgtcagagcagctcacagatcactgcacctgtacatagctcatctgtaaaaagcccatccaactacctcatccccatactgttgtttattttattatttattttgttcctttgcaccccagtatctctacttgcacactcatcttctgcacatctatcactccagtgtttaattgctatattgtaattatttcaccactttggcctatttattgccttacctcccctgtcctacctcatttgcacacactgtatatatactttttctattgtattattgactgtatgtttgtttattccatgtgtaactctgtattattgtttgtgtcgcactgctttgctttagcttggccaggtcgcagttgtaaatgagaacttgttctcaactagcctacccggttaaatcaaggtgaaataaaataaaaattaaaagaaTTGTATGGGATAATATACAAATGTTTTTGAGAAAGACAAttagacattttttattttattgactaaatgtatttatttttaagatTTTAAGGTTGTGTCATTCGATTTGGGTTGGGGTAGCAAGAAATTCTTCAGGGAAAAATGGGGTCCCAGGAATTCTGGTGGAAAAAGTTGGAATACCACTGCTCTAAGCGGTGGTTCAACAGTAAGAGTTGGGAAAACGTAGACCTAAAATATTATTTGAACTACAGGTGTATGCATGCACATTTCTAACAAAATCAATGTCGCAAACACAAAGGCACACAACAAGAGGATGTTTACCTGCCAGCATCTTTTGAGACGGACACTGCTACACCTAGGCCAGAGGCTGTCACTCTCTTGCAGACCGATTCCATGTCAATAACAGAGTCAATGCAGTCAGGACCCCCCTCAATGCAACACTGAGAATGGGGACAGAAGCGGCTGTTGTCGAGACCCTTGTAGCCATGGTTACGGCCACATTTCTCCAAGGTAACGGTGGTGGCCATACCCGAGACTCCAACATGGACCACTAACTGATTCCCCATGCAGAGAAGGACACAAAACAAACTAATTAAAAAATGGTGCATATAATTTTAATATTGAATATATTATCAGCAGGAAAGGAGACAGGATAGTCCATTTGTTGCTTTCTTACCTGGGGATGATACTGCTTCCATAATGACGGAACCAAACTCTGGACTGCCTGGTACTCAACAGGCACCTCATACACATGCAGGTCTACGTCCTTTCCCAAGCCCAGCTTTTTCAGTTCCTTATAACAAAGAAGACAGGTGATTCATATTCATAAAAGATCATAGAAATGTCTTCACATTATTTCGACACTCATTGCTTTTCAAATAAATAGACGTCATCTTTACTTTATCTATTCAGTCCATTTAAAAATGAACACAACAGAAATATGATTGGACGATATCATAAACATAAAAATTGGGAAAGGACAAATAGGAAAAGATGGAAATATCTGGAATCTGGAGGAGAGAACATTTCTAATTTTAGCGCTGACTAAGGTTTGTTTGACCACAGCCTGACCCTGCCACAAAGCAGCCCTTTGTTTGCTTTTAATGTACTTGGTAAGGATATTAAAAGCAGTCTAGACACCCTGAAAACCATTGTCCAATATCCCTATACAGCCCCACACCACCACTTCAGCCTTATAATGCTTCTCTCACACTATATGGCTAACATATGGCTACAAATATGTAGCAAGAAATTTGCTGAGTGAGATGTACTTGTCATCCCATGACAACAAATGTGTTCTATCAAATAGGCATTAACAAGATAGGCGGTTTTGAGTTATTGTCAGGAAAATAAATGAATCCTTAACTAATATAGTTAAAGAGTCTGTTTTCAGGCAGAATAGATCATTAATCCATTAAATATAGCCTATGTAAAATATGCAATATATACATACCTGGACTGCTACCCAACTGGCATTAATGGTGTGCGCTCCAAATGGCTCAAACCCTAAAAAATATGGCagcgtttaaaaaaataaaataattgtttGCAGATTTTTGTGTGTAATGTGTTCAATGTCAGGTTGGCTTCTCTCAAAGTTCAATTAACTTGAGATTGTTGCTTACTTATAGGTCTACATCTGTgttatacacatttataaaaacattttATACAAACATTTGCCAGGTTGATTGGTAATACATTTGCTtgaaggggaaaaaaacaactCTACTAAGAACCTATGCTAGAAGAGCCACTCAAAAAAAAGCTAAAACCCATAAAAAGCTAGCTTTATAATGAgtttatacactacatgaccaaaagtttgtggacacctgctcgtcgaaaatCTAATTCCAAAAACAgtggcattaatatgaagttggtcccccctttgctgctataacagtcttgAATCTTCtaggaaagctttccactagatgttagaacattgctgtggggacttgcttccattcagccacaagagcattagtgaggtcactGACGTTGGCCTGGCTCGCAGACGGCGTTCCAATtcctcccaaaggtgttcgatggggttgaggttagggctctgtgcagtccaatcaagttcttccatactgatcttaacaaaccatttctgtatggaccttgctttgtgcacgggggtattgtcatgctgaaagaggaaagggccttccccaaactgttgccacaaagttggaagcacagaatcattgagaatgtcattgtatgctgcagcATTAAGACTTCCCTTagctggaactaagaggcctagcctgaaccatgaatcACAGCTCCAgacttcctcctccacca
This is a stretch of genomic DNA from Oncorhynchus nerka isolate Pitt River linkage group LG25, Oner_Uvic_2.0, whole genome shotgun sequence. It encodes these proteins:
- the LOC115109142 gene encoding pyroglutamyl-peptidase 1-like, with amino-acid sequence MDNSKRNVVVTGFEPFGAHTINASWVAVQELKKLGLGKDVDLHVYEVPVEYQAVQSLVPSLWKQYHPQLVVHVGVSGMATTVTLEKCGRNHGYKGLDNSRFCPHSQCCIEGGPDCIDSVIDMESVCKRVTASGLGVAVSVSKDAGRYLCDFTYYTSLYLSHGRSAFVHVPPIAKPYSGEDLGRALQAIIQEMLNMLDRAEEKIHCQHVH